The following nucleotide sequence is from Barnesiella viscericola DSM 18177.
GGATAAGGAAGTGAAGAGCACCTCTCGCTCGGCCCGGGCCAAACGGCAAAAAGAGGCCAAAGTGAAAAAGCAGAAACAGCCCAAACAGCAGAAGGCTGCCTCGGCTCCGGTGCGCTCGGTGCGACGAACCCGCTAACCCCGCAGAAAGATATTCCAGAAAGGCTACCCGCAACCGGGTGGCCTTTTCCTTTTTTCTCGCTTTTTTATATCTTTTATCATAAATCTACCGGCTCGCCCATCACCCGTCGTTGTACGGGTGGGATAAAATAACTACCTTTGTCCAAGCGACATAGAAAAAATTTGTATGCAAAAGGCTCGAAATTCTATCGATTTCACTCCAAACACGATCCAAAAGCGAGATTTTATTCCCATCTCTTTTGACGAACCCGTGGCTTCCGACGATGCAAATCTCGCCATATCGCCCGATCAACTCACCATTATCCTCTGCACCCAGGGGAAGAAAACCCTGCAAATCAACTTCTCGGAATATACCCTTACCCTCGGGAGTCTGGCCTTCCTCTATCCCAAATCGATGTGGAAGATTATCGACAGCAGCAACGATTTCAATGCCTGCTACTTTTCCATCAAGGGTACTTCGGCCAAAGAGTGGAATGCCTTTATCGACCTCGACACGGTCTTCTCCATCAGCTCCTACATAGCCAAGCACCCCTACACCGCTCTCATGCCCGACGAGACCCGGGTCATCGAGGAATATCTCAGACTTTTGCAAAACCGCTACAAGGGCAATGCCGATGCTACGGTCATACGCTTCTTGCTGTCGGCCTTTACCCTGGAACTCAACCGCATCTTCACCCTGCGGGAAAAGAGCAACAAATCCAAACTGTCGCGGCAGGAGGATATCCTGTGGAAATTTCTCACCCTGCTCAAAGAGTATCACACACAGCAACGCAGTGTCAACTTCTATGCCGACAAGCTCTACATATCGCCCAAACACCTCTCGTCGGTCATCAAGCAGATGAGCCACAAGACCGCCCACGAAATCATTGCCAACTTCGTGATTCTGTCGGCCAAGCGCATGTTAAAGACCACGACCATGAGCATTCAGGAGATATCCGACGAACTGAATTTTGCCAACCAGTCGTTCTTCGGGAAATTTTTTAAACAAAATACCGGCCTCTCACCGTCCTCATATCGCAAGCAATAATCGTCTTACTAAAACAGATAATCGATAAAAACACAAAACAACATGAAGAACATCACACTATTCTTATCGGCGGTTCTATCGCTGTCGGGGACTACATTTGCCCAGGAGCAACAGAACCGCTTTGCCGAAATTACCAATCCGCAACTCATCGACATCAACAAATTACCGCCTCATGCCGCCTTCACCTCCTATACCGCAGCCGAAGCGGCCCTGAACGGTGACCGGGAGCATGGCAGCTACTACCTGTCGCTCAACGGCACCTGGCAATTTCACTATACCGAGCAGTTCAAAGAACGCCCGATGGAGTTCATGGCTCCCGACTACGATACCACCGGCTGGAACACCATACAGGTGCCCGGCAACTGGGAGACCCAGGGCTATGGCGACCCCATCTATGTAAACGTAGGCTATGAGTTTGTATCGCCAGGATTCGACCGCTACCTGCAAAAGAACAATCCCCCGCTGGTACCCGAGGCGTGGAACCCCACCGGTACCTACCGCCGCGAATTCGACCTGCCCGCCTCGTGGGAGGGCAAACGCATCTTCTTCTGCGCCGAGGCGGTGAAGGGGGCCGCCTATTTCTACCTGAACGGTCGGTTCGTAGGTATGTCGAAGTCGGGTAAAGTTCCCGTGCAATTCGACATTACCGAACTGGCCCGTCCCGGCAAGAATACACTGGCCGTGCAGATGCACCGCTTCTCCGACGCCAACTATTTCGAGGGGCAGGATTTCTGGCGGCTCACCGGCTTTGAGCGTGAGGTCTATCTCTATGCCCAACCGCAAACCCGGGTGGCCGACTTTGAGGTGCAGTCGCCTCTCGACTCGACCTTTACCGACGGGCTGTTTCACCTCGGCGTCGTTCTGCAAAACGACCGGGACAGCGCACAGCCGATGACCGTCGCCTACCAACTGGCCGACTGCTCGACCGGCAAACCGCAAATCGTGGCTCAGGGTCAACAAACCATTACGCTCGATGCCTACAACTCGCACCGGGTTAACTTCGACGCTACCATCGCCCACGTCAAGGCTTGGACGGCCGAGACACCCAACCTCTACCGCCTGCTCATCTCGACCAGCGGGGCCAACGGAGAGAGCGGCGAATACATTCCCGCCCGCGTGGGATTCCGCACGGTCGAAGTCAAGGGTGGACGCCTGCTGGTCAACGGTCAACCCATATTGATGAAAGGAGTCAACGTGCACGAACACGACCCCTTTACCGGACACTATGTGACCGAGGAGACTATGCTCAAAGACTTTGAACTCTGGAAAAAATACAACGTCAATACCGTGCGCACCTGCCACTATCCCCAGCAGAAACGCTTCTACGAACTGTGCGACGAGTACGGACTCTACGTCATCGACGAGGCCAATATCGAATCGCACGGCATGGGCTACGACCTGCGCGTGGGCGGCACGCTTGGCAACAATCCGCTCTACCTGCCGGTTCACCTGGACCGCCTGCAAGACATGGTGGAGCGCGACAAGAACCACCCCTCGATTATCGTTTGGTCACTCGGCAATGAGGCTGGGAACGGATACTGCTTCTACGAGGCCTACCGTTGGCTGAAACAACGCGATGCCTCACGTCCCGTGCAGTACGAACGGGCCGAACGGGAGTGGAATACCGACATCTACTGCCCCATGTACACCTCGCCCGAGGGTATCGAACGCTATGCCCTCGATCCCACGGCCGACCGGCCGCTCATTCTCTGCGAGTATGCCCACGCCATGGGCAACAGTCTGGGAAATTTCCAGGACTATTGGGACATTATCGAGAAATACGACATTCTGCAAGGCGGTTGCATCTGGGACTGGGTGGACCAGGGACTGGCCAAGACCAACGCTCAGGGCCAGACCTTCTGGGCCTACGGCGGTGACTACGGCGAGACCGGTACCCCCTCGGACGGCGACTTCTGCATCAACGGCATTGTCTATCCCGACCGCCGCATCAAACCGCAAACCATCGAGATGGGCAAGGTGTACCAGAATATCAAGTTCCTCCGCTTCGACCCCAAGGCCGGAACTATCGACGTGAAAAACGAATTTTTCTTTACTCCGCTCGACAAATACGACTTTGTCTACACGGTCAAGGGGAACGGCAAAACGCTCAAATCGGGGAAATTTGCCGTGTCGCTTGCCCCCCGCCAGCAGACGACCGTCACACTGAAAGGGCTGCCTGCCATGAAACAGGAGTCGGTCGACTACCAAATCGAGTTCGAGGCCCGGCTGAAACAGGCCGAACCGCTCCTGCCGAAGGGCTATGCCGTAGCTTGCGAACAGATTGCCGTGAAACCGGCGGTTAAACCCGAGGCCCGCCTGTCGGGCGAGACAATAGCCCAGACCGACAACGGCAACGAGATACGCTTCTCAGGCAAGAACTTCGACATTACCTTCGACAAGAAGAGCGGCCTGATGACCAGCTACCGCTACAAGGGCAACGAATACCTCTGCGACGGCTTCGGACCTCGTCCCAGCTTCTGGCGAGCTCCTACCGACAACGACTACGGCTACAACTCGCCCAAGCTGTTACGGGCCTGGAAAGAGGCTTCGCAACAGGCACCCGTGGCCCAGTCGTTCCTCATAGAGCCGGGTGAAGGCAAGAGCCTTCGCGTCGTCTGCCGCTATGCCTATCCGCAAACCGGTGCCCAATGGGAGACGATCTATACCCTGCTGGGTAACGGTGTCGTGAAGGTCGACAATATGCTCGAACTCTCCGACGCCAAGGCTCCCATGATTCCGCGGGTGGGGCTGCGCATGCAACTGCCCAGCACCTTTACCCAACTCGAATACTACGGCCGGGGCCCGTGGGAGAACTACATCGACCGTCGCACCAGTTGCTTCATAGGACGCTATCAGACCGCCATCGCCGACCTGTACGAACCCTATGTACGGCCGCAGGAGAACAACCACCGCACCGACGTGAGCTGGCTGGCCCTCTCGGGCAACCCGGGCAAACTGCTCATCGTGGCCGATTCGCTCGTCGAGTTCAACGCCTCGAACTATACCCTCGAATCGCTCGACAGCGGTGACCACCGCGACGACGGCCGCCAACGCCCCGCGAAACCGCAACAACGGCACAACTGCGATCCCCAACCGTCACAGCTCGTCGACCTCTTCATCGACTACCGCATGATGGGATTGGGTGGTGACAACTCGTGGGGAGCCAAACCTCACAAGGCCTACCAGATAGATCCGGCTGTGGGAAAAATAACTTACGGATTTACGCTTATCCCGCTGAGCAAAAACGGCTCTATCGACAAAGCCATCAAACAATATTAACCCAATAACACATTTCACGTCCGGGGCATTTCCCCGGGCGTGATAGCTAAAAAACGTTAACGATGTACCGATTTACCCCTCTACTCCTGACGCTTTCGCTTCTGCTTGTCACCTCGTGCAGCCTGTTCAAAGAGCTGAACCTCACCTCCGACGACGTAACCCGTATCACCTCCGAGACCTTCGACGACGACTACGACATGGTCTACTACTCGACCCTCTCGCTGCTCCAAGCCGAACAGTACACCATCATCGAAGCCAACAAGGAGAGCGGCATCATTCGAGGCATACAACACACCGAGCGCAACGATGTAGAATGGAACTTGAAGGCTTTCGGCGAAGCTACCGAACGCGAATCGACCGAGGCGGTATTCCTGGTGCTGCCCCTCCCCTCGAAGCATACCGAGGTAAAACTGTCGCTCTATCGCAACGAGTTGATTGTTACTCGCAAGAACGGACGCAACCAGAAACAAGACTCCCGCACCATGCTGCTCACCGAGTCGACCTACAACAAGTGGCTGAACAAACTGAAAGCCGAAATCAAACGGCGTAAACGGCTATCGTAAGGTACAAGACAAAGAATCTTTCACGTCATCATACCTCCATGCCTAATCTATTTGAATTGAACAGCTATGAAAGCCAGGTAGAGACCCTTGTCTCGGCTTGCTTCATACTGTCGATCCTGAGCGACCTGGCTATCGTAATAGCGGGGATAGGGCTGACAGCCTGCACCGTGCTGCTCGGGCTGCTGGTCTATTACCTCTTCCGGTGCAAACGGAGAGACGAACCCCTGTTTGTCCCCTGGTGGATTCTCAACCTACTCTACTGGGGTGCATTCACCGGTTGGACAGTCTATCATTTAATCGACACAGCCGCATGAAAAAGCCGAACAGCTCCCAATCTCGATTCCAAGCTCTACGTGCAATTGTATCGAAGCATTCCTTCACTCATCAATGCCCGGTCAGGAGCCACGGCCATAGCCGCAACCTCACTGCTCACCGGCGAAGATGTATTTCACAGCAACCGGCCCGAAGCTCCCTGCATATACCTTTACTGCTTTCCCAAAGGCATCAACTGCATGGTTTTGTTCATACCCCAATCGGAGAAAATCGTACAGGCTTATGCCTCGTGGATTATCAACAGACAACTGGGTCAGATAGAGAAAGCCGACGACGTAGAAACATTCTTCAAAGATGTACTGAATATCCCCGACATACATATCGAACAACTGAAATAGAAATATATTACGGCATAGATAGAATCCAGCCGATGTAGGATCTAGCGTCGAGAAAACAGAATACGAAACAAAACGACCCGGTAGAGAATCTCTACCGGGTCGTTTCACTTGGAGCGGAAGACGAGGCTCAAACTCGCGACCCTCAGCTTGGAAGGCTGATGCTCTATCAACTGAGCTACTTCCGCAGGCTTTTAGTGGGCAAAGATGGATTCGAACCACCGAAGGCGAAAGCCAGCAGATTTACAGTCTGCCCCATTTGGCCACTCTGGAATTTGCCCTGAAAGCGTGTGCAAAGATAGCACGCTTTATTTTAATTTGCAAACGAAATCGTGCATTTTTATCGCTGCCACGGCGGCTTCGTCGCCTTTGTTACCCAGCCGGCCTCCGGCTCGTTCCCGGGCCTGCTCCATGGTGTTGGTGGTGAGTACCCCGAAGATGAAGGGGATTCCGAAGAGGGTGTTGAGGTGGGTGATGCCTTGGGTTACACTTTGGCACACGTAGTCGAAGTGCGGGGTGTCGCCACGCACTACACAGCCGATGGCAATCACGGCATCGGGTTGGTAAAACTCGGCCATCTGCTGCGAGGCGAAGGTCAGTTCGACCGTACCCGGCACACGGGCCACATAGATGTTCTCCTGCTTTACTCCATTGCGCATCAGGGTATCGACAGCCCCTTTCAGCAGGGCGTCGGTAATCTCGGAGTTCCACTCGGCGGCGGCAATAGCCACCTTCATGTCCGAAGCATCGGGCATACTGTTGATGTCGTATTCCGACAGATTATGATAGGCGGTAGCCATAACGTTTATCCTCCTTATTTTCTGGAAATAAGGCCGTCTCTCACGTTTGAAAGGCGGCCTTACCCTTTTATTGGTTATTCGCTTGTTACTTGTTTTGAGCCCGTTCGATGTAGCGCTCGATTCCGCGAGCGTCGTTCGAGGTGGGATATTTGTCCTTGATCTCTTGATAGAGTTTCAGGGCAGCCTCTTTGTTGCCCAGCTTCTCATAGACAGCGGCAGCCTTTTTCAGATAGATGGGGCTGAATACGGGGTTGTCGGAAGCCTTGGCGGCTTTCTCGAAATATTTCACGCTCTCGTCGTATTTCTCCATGTCGACCAGGCAGTTGCCGATAGCAGACATCATGGCAGGAGCGAGAATCGATTCGTCGGCGCTGAATTTGGAGAGGTATTTTTGAGCCGTCTCATATTCGCCTTTTTCATAGTAGGCCAGACCCAGATAGGCGTTTGCCAGGTTACCGGCATCGGTCGAACCGTATTGATCGACAATGGTCAGAAGACCGTCGAATTTTTCGTTACCATTGATAGCCAGGTCGATGGAGTCGTTTTCAAAGGCCATCACAGCCTGATACATGGCT
It contains:
- a CDS encoding helix-turn-helix domain-containing protein → MQKARNSIDFTPNTIQKRDFIPISFDEPVASDDANLAISPDQLTIILCTQGKKTLQINFSEYTLTLGSLAFLYPKSMWKIIDSSNDFNACYFSIKGTSAKEWNAFIDLDTVFSISSYIAKHPYTALMPDETRVIEEYLRLLQNRYKGNADATVIRFLLSAFTLELNRIFTLREKSNKSKLSRQEDILWKFLTLLKEYHTQQRSVNFYADKLYISPKHLSSVIKQMSHKTAHEIIANFVILSAKRMLKTTTMSIQEISDELNFANQSFFGKFFKQNTGLSPSSYRKQ
- a CDS encoding glycoside hydrolase family 2 TIM barrel-domain containing protein, translating into MKNITLFLSAVLSLSGTTFAQEQQNRFAEITNPQLIDINKLPPHAAFTSYTAAEAALNGDREHGSYYLSLNGTWQFHYTEQFKERPMEFMAPDYDTTGWNTIQVPGNWETQGYGDPIYVNVGYEFVSPGFDRYLQKNNPPLVPEAWNPTGTYRREFDLPASWEGKRIFFCAEAVKGAAYFYLNGRFVGMSKSGKVPVQFDITELARPGKNTLAVQMHRFSDANYFEGQDFWRLTGFEREVYLYAQPQTRVADFEVQSPLDSTFTDGLFHLGVVLQNDRDSAQPMTVAYQLADCSTGKPQIVAQGQQTITLDAYNSHRVNFDATIAHVKAWTAETPNLYRLLISTSGANGESGEYIPARVGFRTVEVKGGRLLVNGQPILMKGVNVHEHDPFTGHYVTEETMLKDFELWKKYNVNTVRTCHYPQQKRFYELCDEYGLYVIDEANIESHGMGYDLRVGGTLGNNPLYLPVHLDRLQDMVERDKNHPSIIVWSLGNEAGNGYCFYEAYRWLKQRDASRPVQYERAEREWNTDIYCPMYTSPEGIERYALDPTADRPLILCEYAHAMGNSLGNFQDYWDIIEKYDILQGGCIWDWVDQGLAKTNAQGQTFWAYGGDYGETGTPSDGDFCINGIVYPDRRIKPQTIEMGKVYQNIKFLRFDPKAGTIDVKNEFFFTPLDKYDFVYTVKGNGKTLKSGKFAVSLAPRQQTTVTLKGLPAMKQESVDYQIEFEARLKQAEPLLPKGYAVACEQIAVKPAVKPEARLSGETIAQTDNGNEIRFSGKNFDITFDKKSGLMTSYRYKGNEYLCDGFGPRPSFWRAPTDNDYGYNSPKLLRAWKEASQQAPVAQSFLIEPGEGKSLRVVCRYAYPQTGAQWETIYTLLGNGVVKVDNMLELSDAKAPMIPRVGLRMQLPSTFTQLEYYGRGPWENYIDRRTSCFIGRYQTAIADLYEPYVRPQENNHRTDVSWLALSGNPGKLLIVADSLVEFNASNYTLESLDSGDHRDDGRQRPAKPQQRHNCDPQPSQLVDLFIDYRMMGLGGDNSWGAKPHKAYQIDPAVGKITYGFTLIPLSKNGSIDKAIKQY
- a CDS encoding tetratricopeptide repeat protein — protein: MAEKEKDELEKMNEALSMSEQFVEKYQKPLLWGLVVVVVVIGAILSVRHFYLLPRQDKAQAAMYQAVMAFENDSIDLAINGNEKFDGLLTIVDQYGSTDAGNLANAYLGLAYYEKGEYETAQKYLSKFSADESILAPAMMSAIGNCLVDMEKYDESVKYFEKAAKASDNPVFSPIYLKKAAAVYEKLGNKEAALKLYQEIKDKYPTSNDARGIERYIERAQNK
- the ribH gene encoding 6,7-dimethyl-8-ribityllumazine synthase, coding for MATAYHNLSEYDINSMPDASDMKVAIAAAEWNSEITDALLKGAVDTLMRNGVKQENIYVARVPGTVELTFASQQMAEFYQPDAVIAIGCVVRGDTPHFDYVCQSVTQGITHLNTLFGIPFIFGVLTTNTMEQARERAGGRLGNKGDEAAVAAIKMHDFVCKLK